The Leptospira terpstrae serovar Hualin str. LT 11-33 = ATCC 700639 genome includes a region encoding these proteins:
- a CDS encoding ABC transporter permease: MNWQSAVWIYKKELRLFFGTYMGPLVLGGTAFLNALFVMILNFNGTANYEIATYITFISFMTTILIAMVIISMGSIVEERNKGTLELLFTSPITDLEIVFGKFLFGVTVCGIITIFINGLFPLLLYSFWKAPFYMVASGSVGVFLLGVFTFTIGMFGSSLGKNQMISLLISVLIILTLWVVGYFSHLFQATTRKVLFHLHIFSHFAAFAKGVVPLTGIVFFLSGTFLFLYLTVKVLESRRWRG, translated from the coding sequence ATGAACTGGCAATCGGCTGTTTGGATCTATAAAAAAGAATTACGATTATTTTTTGGAACCTATATGGGACCTTTGGTTCTGGGTGGAACTGCATTTCTCAATGCACTTTTTGTAATGATTCTGAATTTTAATGGTACAGCAAATTATGAAATTGCAACCTACATCACTTTCATTTCATTTATGACAACCATCCTCATCGCTATGGTGATCATTTCCATGGGATCAATTGTAGAAGAAAGAAACAAAGGAACTTTAGAATTACTTTTTACATCTCCCATTACCGATTTGGAAATTGTATTTGGTAAATTTTTATTTGGTGTCACAGTTTGTGGGATCATCACCATCTTTATCAATGGATTGTTTCCCTTACTTTTGTATTCCTTTTGGAAAGCTCCGTTTTATATGGTAGCTTCTGGCAGTGTCGGAGTGTTTTTGTTAGGTGTATTTACCTTTACCATTGGAATGTTTGGTTCCAGTCTTGGAAAAAACCAAATGATATCACTTTTGATTTCAGTTCTTATCATTTTGACACTTTGGGTAGTGGGATATTTTTCTCATCTATTCCAAGCAACCACAAGAAAGGTTCTCTTTCATTTGCATATTTTTTCTCACTTTGCTGCCTTTGCAAAGGGTGTGGTTCCTTTGACTGGAATTGTGTTTTTCCTTAGCGGAACATTTTTGTTCTTATATCTTACCGTAAAGGTCTTGGAATCCAGGAGATGGAGGGGATAG
- a CDS encoding ABC transporter ATP-binding protein translates to MIQVSNLSKFYGEKRAISGLNFKLEKGEIVGLLGLNGAGKTTTIRILTGYLIPSAGDASIDGKSIFDFPLEAKQKIGYLPETPPLYEDMTITEYLTFVGRIKKIEEPKLGSEIEKVLTKTNITTVKDKLIGTLSLGYRKRVGIAQAILGDPEIVIMDEPISGLDPKQIVEIRNLIRSLAGDHTVLISSHILTEIYKTCDKFLFLHKGSLKQELSLSRLEEEMNRLAGWEVGLSGKSADELHTFVKSVIGEGDSVTELGANKEEIQFLVRTTNQKQFKESLFSKALASGIQIESLKKQEVSLEQIFMERI, encoded by the coding sequence ATGATTCAAGTCAGCAATTTATCAAAATTTTACGGCGAAAAACGAGCCATCTCAGGGCTTAATTTCAAATTAGAAAAAGGCGAAATCGTCGGTCTTTTAGGACTGAACGGTGCCGGGAAAACCACTACCATTCGAATCCTCACCGGGTATTTGATTCCTAGTGCAGGGGACGCGTCCATTGATGGAAAGTCTATCTTTGACTTTCCATTGGAAGCCAAACAGAAGATAGGTTACCTTCCCGAAACCCCACCTCTCTACGAAGACATGACAATCACAGAGTATCTTACTTTTGTAGGTCGAATCAAAAAAATTGAGGAACCCAAACTTGGTTCGGAAATTGAAAAGGTTCTGACTAAAACTAACATTACAACTGTTAAAGATAAATTAATCGGTACATTATCACTTGGTTACCGCAAACGTGTCGGAATTGCGCAAGCCATCCTCGGTGATCCTGAGATTGTCATTATGGACGAACCGATTTCAGGCCTCGATCCCAAACAAATTGTCGAAATTCGTAATTTAATTCGAAGTTTGGCGGGGGATCATACCGTTCTCATTTCCAGTCATATCTTAACTGAGATTTATAAAACTTGTGATAAGTTTTTATTTTTGCATAAAGGAAGCCTGAAACAGGAACTTTCATTATCAAGGTTAGAAGAAGAGATGAATCGTTTGGCTGGCTGGGAAGTTGGTCTTTCTGGAAAAAGTGCAGATGAGCTTCATACTTTCGTGAAATCAGTGATAGGTGAAGGTGATTCTGTGACTGAACTCGGAGCCAATAAAGAAGAAATTCAATTTTTGGTGCGAACTACAAATCAAAAACAATTTAAAGAATCTTTGTTTTCCAAAGCATTAGCTTCTGGAATTCAAATTGAATCTTTAAAAAAACAAGAAGTGTCTTTAGAACAGATTTTTATGGAGAGAATATGA
- a CDS encoding PAS domain-containing sensor histidine kinase yields MNEFLEKIKSFFKDEDSFFDAKQLLQQNWHKFVPQYLDKILESRSNAVFVLDKDGNYTYVNSSAEAMVEKSAKEMLGQSIWNLFPNIDKTEFGKKLSHAIKNKETFRYGEFFLESKGWFDTQVFPQENFTILIATEVTSEKNAKDNYSQVLIKNNAILSSLPDKLYGIRKDGSVIDHKEFPEFKGWDSHNEGSIRFTKIQNLFPTRKLSDIEAIIEQVLEVGGTKTYEYSIEDYDGEKYFEARFTKTGEEDVLAIVRNITERKKAEALKNEFISLVSHELRTPLTSIKGSIDLLLAGVAGELSNQTKSLLNICRKNTQRLVRFVTDLLDIEALDSGNINFKFRTYRLEEILQSSVDGMRTFAEQYHVLLNYDQNFPSTSVYVDEDRLNHCITNLISNAVKYTPKFSEVYITVVPTDTHAQILIKDNGPGIDPNFAPRLFHRFAQGAPPKDKLVGGSGLGLSITKGFVEAMKGKIFFTSDDKGTVFTIEFPIVNPGFVPSGYNQ; encoded by the coding sequence ATGAATGAATTTCTGGAAAAAATCAAAAGCTTTTTCAAGGATGAAGACAGCTTTTTTGATGCAAAGCAACTTCTGCAACAGAATTGGCACAAATTTGTACCTCAATACCTCGATAAAATCCTGGAATCCCGCTCGAACGCCGTCTTTGTCTTAGATAAGGATGGAAATTACACTTATGTAAATTCATCGGCCGAAGCGATGGTGGAAAAATCGGCAAAAGAGATGCTCGGACAAAGCATTTGGAATTTGTTCCCGAACATTGATAAGACCGAATTTGGTAAAAAATTGTCCCATGCCATCAAAAATAAGGAAACATTCCGGTATGGAGAATTCTTTTTGGAATCCAAAGGGTGGTTTGATACCCAAGTTTTCCCACAGGAAAACTTCACCATTCTCATTGCGACAGAAGTCACTTCTGAAAAAAATGCGAAAGACAATTATAGCCAAGTTCTCATCAAAAACAATGCCATTTTAAGTTCCCTACCGGACAAATTGTACGGAATTCGGAAAGATGGATCCGTCATCGATCATAAAGAATTTCCCGAGTTTAAAGGTTGGGATTCTCACAATGAAGGCAGTATACGATTTACAAAAATTCAGAATCTTTTCCCCACAAGAAAATTATCCGATATTGAAGCGATTATAGAACAAGTTTTAGAGGTGGGGGGAACAAAAACTTACGAATATTCCATCGAAGATTATGATGGTGAAAAATACTTTGAAGCCAGGTTCACGAAAACTGGGGAAGAGGATGTCCTTGCCATAGTTCGAAATATCACCGAACGGAAAAAAGCAGAAGCTTTGAAAAACGAATTCATAAGTTTAGTTAGCCATGAATTGCGCACCCCTCTCACTTCCATTAAAGGTTCCATAGATTTGTTGCTTGCGGGAGTTGCTGGAGAACTATCGAATCAAACCAAATCTTTACTTAACATTTGTCGTAAAAACACACAAAGGCTAGTACGTTTTGTCACCGACTTACTCGACATTGAAGCTTTGGATTCTGGAAATATCAATTTCAAATTTCGCACCTACAGGTTAGAAGAAATTTTACAAAGTTCAGTCGATGGAATGCGAACTTTTGCAGAACAATACCACGTGTTATTAAATTATGATCAAAACTTTCCTTCTACCTCTGTTTACGTAGATGAAGATAGGCTAAATCATTGTATCACGAATCTTATCTCCAATGCAGTTAAATACACTCCTAAGTTTTCAGAAGTTTATATTACTGTAGTTCCCACGGACACTCACGCGCAAATTTTGATTAAAGATAACGGTCCAGGAATTGATCCCAATTTTGCGCCTAGATTATTTCACCGTTTTGCACAAGGGGCACCACCTAAAGATAAATTGGTGGGAGGTTCGGGACTTGGACTATCTATCACTAAAGGTTTTGTCGAAGCAATGAAAGGTAAAATATTTTTCACTTCTGATGACAAAGGAACTGTATTTACCATTGAATTTCCCATAGTAAACCCTGGATTTGTTCCTTCTGGATACAACCAATGA
- a CDS encoding response regulator has product MIESTLKHVLIVEDEEDIVEILRIALEFNSPYQVSFAKTGPEGLQKAIILQPDLILLDVLMPGMNGMELIEELKIFPETKEIPVAFMTSRVLKNEILEYQKRGGIGVIEKPFAPLEIAEKIQTLWEDSKKIY; this is encoded by the coding sequence ATGATAGAATCAACCCTGAAACACGTGTTAATTGTCGAAGATGAAGAAGATATTGTAGAAATACTTCGGATTGCATTAGAATTCAACTCACCCTACCAAGTAAGTTTTGCTAAAACTGGCCCGGAAGGATTACAAAAAGCTATCATACTACAACCCGACTTGATCTTGTTAGATGTTTTGATGCCCGGAATGAATGGAATGGAACTTATCGAAGAGTTAAAAATATTTCCAGAAACTAAAGAGATCCCTGTTGCCTTTATGACTTCTCGTGTTTTGAAAAATGAAATTCTGGAATACCAGAAAAGAGGGGGCATCGGTGTGATTGAAAAACCCTTTGCCCCTCTGGAAATTGCGGAGAAAATCCAAACCCTTTGGGAAGATTCGAAAAAGATTTATTAA
- a CDS encoding adenosine kinase: MKHYDVFGVGNALVDIIAFIDPNFLQKQNITKGVMTLVDESRQGQILADLHDEKKELRSGGSAANTMIAIANSGGTCCYTGKVTHDTYGEFYKKDMEDAGVLFETTPDVNGHTGTCVVLTTPDAERTMLTNLAISISLGPNDIDVENLKKSKFVYVEGYLWDGDSTKKASELTMKVAKENKVKVSFTYSDPFCVNRSRDEFIHLTKEYVDVIFCNTEEGLALSGAKTAEEAVQFISKLCPLVFMTAGKEGAYVAENGKITLVPGFPVKPIDTTGAGDAFAAGVLYGLTQGYSSQKSARWGNYVASRIVCEVGPRLSVRLMGRQDEILEGFKEN; encoded by the coding sequence ATGAAGCATTACGACGTATTCGGTGTAGGGAACGCCCTGGTAGATATCATTGCCTTTATTGATCCCAATTTTTTACAAAAACAAAATATTACCAAGGGTGTGATGACTCTTGTAGATGAGTCTAGACAAGGTCAAATTCTTGCCGACCTACACGATGAAAAGAAAGAACTTCGCTCTGGCGGAAGTGCCGCAAACACAATGATTGCCATTGCAAACTCAGGGGGTACTTGTTGTTATACGGGAAAAGTCACTCATGATACGTATGGTGAATTTTATAAAAAAGATATGGAAGATGCAGGCGTTTTATTTGAAACCACTCCTGATGTTAACGGTCATACGGGAACTTGTGTTGTATTAACCACTCCTGATGCCGAAAGAACTATGCTTACCAATCTTGCCATTTCGATATCTCTCGGACCAAATGATATCGATGTAGAAAACTTAAAAAAAAGTAAGTTTGTTTATGTGGAAGGGTATTTGTGGGATGGCGATTCTACAAAAAAAGCAAGTGAACTCACTATGAAAGTAGCAAAAGAAAACAAAGTAAAAGTTTCTTTTACTTATAGTGATCCATTTTGTGTTAATCGCTCTAGGGACGAATTTATCCACCTAACTAAAGAATATGTAGATGTTATTTTTTGTAACACCGAAGAAGGTTTAGCACTCAGTGGTGCAAAAACAGCAGAAGAAGCTGTCCAATTTATTTCTAAACTTTGCCCATTAGTGTTTATGACTGCAGGAAAAGAAGGGGCTTATGTGGCAGAAAATGGTAAAATCACATTAGTTCCTGGATTTCCAGTAAAACCAATTGATACAACGGGAGCTGGGGATGCCTTTGCTGCCGGAGTATTGTACGGACTGACACAAGGGTATTCTTCGCAAAAATCAGCACGTTGGGGAAACTATGTGGCTTCTCGCATTGTTTGTGAGGTGGGACCTCGTTTGTCTGTTCGCCTAATGGGAAGACAGGACGAAATTTTGGAAGGGTTTAAAGAGAATTAG
- a CDS encoding TonB-dependent receptor, whose protein sequence is MISNFRFYFLLCLSLVPLTLFAQNKEPKEVEIRANVDSQSKNSNFAKNPTGFQKEIDLTQTNTRYMSLPDVLNREAGVRVRQYGGLGSYSTLSLRGTNPNQTKIYWNGVPINNSMGGEINLADLPFDNLEKIEIYKSGTPAGFSGSSIGGSINLVSKSKIDKPVTRINLMGGSFRTAKASVTHMDQFSNGSYFVQALQETSDQNFSYLNNKGTVLFNTYDDSIDTRRNAQFRKTGFTGNISFEFGKTKINLLNDYIHRKQGLPGPGNRQTVAVERVFSKLSSAITTETNEFLFQNLTLETKTYGNFSKDDFFDPKSEFSYGTPNAFTKTNQYGFQLTPTLYLLEYNQVIRTSFQTEQEFFTRYEKRYNHETERKEPKKRRDTLSATFQDEIRLFSNRLFLVPQIRWERYTDRFGKDETSVRNQLLDPLSDVFYVKQAFTNPSFGIKIIWIKKENLEFGSLANISKDFRIPTFLELFGERGSIVGNTKLRPEQSRNGDFGFYLHIKPYTNWKIQSDVSIFQKRIYDMILFLPNSQFTLRPENVDQALIRGLETSHNLVWNKGVKFNFNYTYQDAKNYSESPALNGKYLPLRSKSQGSALLSFFNDFGEIGLEYQYIGANFRDRTNEYLGYLPARQFWNLYIQYVPYKNTETGNELILGFEVRNLSDKRVEDLVGYPLPGRSYYVTGSYKF, encoded by the coding sequence ATGATTTCTAATTTCAGATTCTATTTTCTCCTTTGTCTCAGTTTAGTACCCCTCACTCTGTTCGCACAAAACAAAGAACCGAAAGAGGTAGAGATTCGAGCTAACGTAGACAGCCAGTCAAAAAATTCTAACTTTGCAAAAAACCCAACTGGTTTCCAAAAGGAAATTGATTTAACACAAACAAACACGCGCTACATGAGCCTACCTGATGTATTGAACCGAGAAGCAGGAGTTCGGGTTAGGCAATACGGAGGCCTAGGCTCTTATTCTACGTTATCATTGAGAGGAACCAACCCCAACCAAACAAAGATCTATTGGAATGGTGTTCCCATAAACAACTCTATGGGTGGAGAAATCAATTTAGCTGACTTACCCTTTGATAATTTAGAGAAAATTGAAATTTATAAGTCAGGAACTCCTGCCGGTTTTTCTGGATCCTCAATTGGAGGTTCGATTAACTTAGTTTCCAAATCTAAAATTGATAAACCTGTGACTCGAATTAATTTGATGGGAGGAAGTTTTAGAACAGCAAAAGCAAGTGTCACTCATATGGATCAATTTTCAAATGGTTCTTATTTTGTGCAGGCACTCCAGGAAACTTCGGACCAAAACTTTAGTTACTTAAACAACAAAGGTACTGTTTTATTCAATACTTATGATGATTCCATTGACACTCGTAGGAATGCACAATTTAGAAAGACAGGTTTTACTGGAAATATCTCTTTTGAATTCGGAAAAACCAAAATCAATTTACTAAATGATTACATCCACAGAAAACAAGGATTACCTGGCCCAGGGAACAGACAAACTGTTGCCGTAGAACGTGTGTTTAGTAAACTTTCCTCTGCTATCACAACAGAAACCAATGAATTTCTTTTTCAAAATTTAACACTAGAAACAAAAACGTATGGTAACTTTTCAAAAGATGATTTTTTTGATCCGAAATCAGAATTTAGTTACGGAACACCTAACGCATTTACCAAAACAAACCAATACGGATTCCAGCTAACACCAACTTTATATTTATTAGAATACAATCAAGTCATCCGAACTTCTTTCCAAACAGAACAAGAGTTTTTTACAAGATATGAAAAACGATACAATCATGAAACAGAAAGGAAAGAACCAAAAAAACGGAGAGATACTTTAAGTGCTACCTTTCAAGATGAAATTAGACTATTTTCAAACCGACTTTTTTTAGTCCCCCAAATTCGATGGGAACGATACACGGACAGGTTCGGGAAAGATGAAACGAGTGTCAGAAACCAACTTCTTGATCCTTTAAGTGATGTTTTTTATGTAAAACAGGCATTCACCAATCCAAGTTTTGGGATAAAAATTATTTGGATCAAAAAAGAAAATTTGGAATTTGGTTCACTTGCCAATATTAGCAAAGACTTTCGAATTCCCACCTTTTTAGAGTTATTTGGAGAACGAGGAAGTATTGTAGGGAATACTAAGTTACGACCGGAACAAAGTAGGAATGGTGATTTTGGATTTTATCTCCATATAAAACCTTATACCAACTGGAAAATTCAATCAGATGTTTCTATTTTTCAAAAACGAATTTATGACATGATTTTGTTTTTGCCAAACTCCCAATTTACGCTAAGACCAGAAAATGTCGACCAAGCACTCATTCGCGGATTAGAAACTAGCCATAATTTAGTTTGGAACAAAGGTGTAAAATTTAACTTTAATTATACATACCAGGATGCTAAAAATTATTCCGAATCACCGGCGTTAAACGGAAAGTATCTTCCGCTTCGTTCAAAAAGCCAAGGAAGTGCCTTACTTTCTTTTTTCAACGACTTTGGAGAGATTGGATTAGAATACCAATACATTGGTGCTAACTTCAGAGACCGAACTAATGAATATTTAGGTTATTTACCAGCTAGGCAGTTTTGGAATCTCTATATCCAATACGTGCCTTATAAAAATACAGAAACAGGAAACGAATTGATTTTAGGATTTGAAGTTCGTAACCTATCTGATAAACGCGTGGAAGATTTGGTAGGGTATCCTTTGCCTGGGCGCAGTTACTATGTTACCGGGAGTTATAAATTCTAA
- the gpmI gene encoding 2,3-bisphosphoglycerate-independent phosphoglycerate mutase, translated as MLTLKKHQSGPLTKQVLLIILDGVGFTEKGFENGNAVAKAQMPVLKGLWKTHPTVLLKAHGTAVGMPSDEDMGNSEVGHNVLGSGRIFDQGAKLVSQSIENGSLFAGPIWKKCISNCISNQSTFHFLGLFSDGNVHSHIDHLKALIDNAIKENVKKIRLHILLDGRDVPEKSALDYLNPFEEYLDTYRKDGIDIQIASGGGRMELTMDRYDADWSMVERGWNHHVEGEGRTFKSAKEAIETFRLENPSVIDQYLPGFVIGDSNGKPIGKVEDNDSVVFFNFRGDRAIEISRAFTEESLTNFNRKRFPKVEFAGMMQYDGDLFIPKQYLVAPPAIDRTMGEYFANEGVAQYALSETQKYGHVTFFWNGNKSGYFNQKLETYEEVKSDIIPFDQKPEMKAKEITDNLVLALTSHKFPFLRVNYANGDMVGHTGNMDATVRGLEYLDVCLERVKKICDETGTVLCITADHGNADEMYQLTKKGIAETAKDGKPVPKTSHTLNPVQFVLYDPKGKIKLDQNLKEKGLANVAATMMDLLGFEAPEGYHPSLIQRN; from the coding sequence ATGTTAACTCTTAAAAAACACCAAAGTGGTCCTTTGACCAAACAAGTTTTATTAATCATCTTAGATGGAGTTGGGTTTACAGAAAAAGGATTTGAAAATGGGAACGCAGTAGCCAAAGCACAAATGCCTGTCTTAAAAGGGCTTTGGAAAACTCATCCTACAGTATTATTAAAAGCACATGGAACTGCCGTAGGAATGCCAAGCGATGAAGATATGGGCAACTCAGAAGTGGGGCATAATGTTCTAGGTTCTGGAAGGATTTTTGATCAAGGTGCAAAATTAGTTTCGCAATCAATCGAAAATGGAAGTTTATTTGCCGGTCCAATATGGAAAAAATGTATTTCCAATTGTATATCTAACCAATCTACTTTTCATTTCCTTGGATTGTTCTCTGACGGAAATGTCCACAGCCATATCGACCACCTAAAAGCACTCATAGACAACGCAATCAAAGAAAACGTCAAAAAAATACGATTACACATCCTCCTTGATGGAAGGGATGTTCCCGAAAAATCAGCGTTAGACTATTTAAATCCATTCGAAGAATATTTAGATACCTATCGAAAAGACGGAATCGATATTCAAATCGCATCTGGTGGTGGACGAATGGAACTTACTATGGATCGTTATGACGCTGACTGGTCCATGGTGGAAAGAGGTTGGAATCACCACGTGGAAGGTGAAGGCCGTACATTCAAATCAGCAAAAGAAGCCATTGAAACCTTTCGACTAGAAAATCCATCAGTCATCGATCAGTATCTACCTGGATTTGTCATCGGTGATTCCAATGGCAAACCAATTGGAAAAGTAGAGGATAATGATTCAGTAGTATTTTTTAACTTTCGTGGTGACAGAGCAATTGAAATCTCAAGAGCATTTACAGAAGAATCATTAACCAACTTCAATAGAAAACGATTTCCGAAAGTTGAATTTGCAGGAATGATGCAATACGATGGAGACCTATTTATACCCAAACAATACTTAGTTGCTCCTCCTGCGATAGACCGAACAATGGGAGAATACTTTGCCAATGAAGGTGTAGCACAGTATGCACTTTCTGAAACACAAAAATATGGACATGTGACTTTTTTTTGGAATGGTAACAAGTCAGGATACTTCAATCAAAAGTTAGAAACGTACGAAGAAGTAAAATCCGACATCATTCCTTTTGATCAAAAACCAGAAATGAAAGCAAAAGAAATCACGGATAATTTGGTCCTTGCTTTAACATCTCATAAATTCCCATTCTTAAGAGTCAATTATGCTAACGGAGATATGGTGGGTCATACAGGCAATATGGATGCCACTGTTCGTGGACTGGAATACCTTGATGTATGTTTAGAACGAGTTAAAAAAATCTGTGATGAAACTGGAACTGTTTTGTGTATCACAGCAGACCATGGAAATGCAGACGAAATGTATCAGTTAACAAAAAAAGGTATAGCAGAAACAGCTAAAGATGGGAAACCAGTTCCCAAAACAAGTCATACATTAAATCCAGTTCAATTTGTTCTTTATGATCCAAAAGGAAAAATCAAACTCGATCAAAACTTAAAAGAAAAAGGTTTAGCAAACGTAGCAGCAACCATGATGGATCTTTTAGGATTTGAAGCGCCGGAAGGATACCATCCAAGTCTAATTCAAAGGAACTAA
- a CDS encoding serine hydrolase domain-containing protein: MHFRIIIGLLFSFIICNCSEPGIGSFSEETKEKIRKKIKQEGFHGVVLISQDDNILFRESIYAGKKRKRFQLYKKHNFPLGESTKTFTSFVLHKLEEEKKLSLADPVSKHLNWFPYSKVTIGHLLRHTSGLPKIIEFLPNFDTEKSHLKRDEIKRLFLESKLKPAFPPGEYWKYSRLDYLILSYIIEKISGTSYSNYLKENIFTPLGMQNTNVDSNEVLIGNSGIYSTPEDLVIFGKELKKPKLISQLSRDTIINKTILSDSISEDPIAFGEGIFVGDYFYWTYGKEKGISNFVYHDLKSRIFITIVSPYGSSKGDLSSVKSALTEIIFDAKKLNLRKKSNLPNEVSIEDLMKEEKVPSLGIAVFRNYGLSWKKMYGTKSQHTLFRAGSLSKTMTATATLRLVETGQLDLYSNWIGKLKQYKVSVPKGKRRSIVNLDLLLSHTSGLTEKGNWDDPINSGKKHLRELKDTNTTKGNGLKLYYKPGTKSRYSGGGYSIVQEILTERTGKSFQNLMAEVVFEPLHMTRSTFRQNLSVNDDRCDGYDEQGIVLPQKSFVTPELSSGGLWTTPEEVGLLFSEVAKAKQGNSNFLSKESAEYLLSPKMSAANLTVHALVAHGFFLNRTGKTEYFFHGGHTKGHKSLAIFNTEKGYGVVIMTNSENGSKLIWRILRSISVEEKWDKFVN, translated from the coding sequence ATGCACTTTCGGATTATCATAGGGTTACTTTTCAGTTTTATTATTTGTAACTGTTCAGAACCCGGGATCGGTTCTTTTTCTGAAGAAACAAAAGAAAAAATCCGAAAGAAAATCAAACAAGAAGGTTTTCATGGAGTTGTCCTAATTTCCCAAGATGACAACATCCTATTTCGAGAATCAATATATGCAGGTAAAAAAAGAAAAAGATTCCAACTCTACAAAAAACATAATTTCCCGTTAGGTGAGTCTACCAAAACATTCACTTCGTTTGTTTTACATAAATTAGAAGAAGAAAAAAAATTATCTTTGGCCGATCCAGTTTCAAAACATCTGAATTGGTTTCCCTATTCCAAAGTTACAATAGGTCATTTGTTGCGTCATACTTCAGGGTTGCCAAAAATCATTGAATTTCTTCCAAATTTTGATACTGAAAAATCGCACCTTAAACGAGATGAAATCAAACGGCTTTTTTTGGAATCTAAACTTAAACCCGCATTTCCGCCTGGAGAATATTGGAAATACAGCCGACTCGACTATCTCATTCTATCTTACATTATAGAAAAAATTTCCGGAACGTCCTATTCCAATTATTTGAAAGAAAATATTTTCACTCCCCTTGGAATGCAAAATACAAATGTAGATTCCAATGAAGTGTTGATCGGTAATAGCGGAATTTATTCCACTCCCGAAGACCTTGTGATTTTTGGGAAAGAACTAAAAAAACCAAAATTAATTTCACAACTATCTCGAGATACAATCATCAATAAAACCATTTTGTCTGATTCTATATCTGAAGATCCTATTGCCTTTGGCGAAGGGATTTTTGTAGGTGATTACTTTTATTGGACCTATGGTAAAGAAAAGGGAATATCCAATTTTGTTTATCATGATTTAAAAAGTAGGATCTTCATTACGATCGTAAGTCCTTACGGCAGTAGTAAAGGTGATTTGTCTTCGGTTAAATCGGCTCTTACCGAAATCATTTTTGATGCAAAAAAATTAAATCTAAGAAAAAAATCAAATCTTCCAAACGAAGTTTCCATAGAAGATTTAATGAAAGAAGAAAAAGTACCTTCGCTTGGAATTGCGGTATTCAGGAATTATGGATTAAGTTGGAAAAAAATGTATGGTACTAAATCTCAACACACCCTTTTTCGAGCTGGCTCTCTTTCCAAAACAATGACTGCTACCGCAACATTACGGTTAGTTGAAACAGGGCAACTAGATTTATACTCCAATTGGATAGGAAAACTAAAACAGTACAAAGTGTCCGTACCAAAAGGCAAAAGAAGGTCTATTGTTAATCTAGATTTGTTACTCTCTCATACAAGTGGACTTACAGAAAAAGGGAATTGGGACGATCCTATCAACTCAGGAAAAAAACATTTACGTGAGCTAAAGGATACAAACACAACAAAGGGGAATGGTTTAAAATTGTATTACAAACCTGGAACCAAGTCTCGGTATTCTGGTGGTGGGTATAGTATTGTCCAAGAGATTCTCACAGAACGAACGGGAAAGTCATTTCAGAACCTTATGGCAGAAGTTGTATTCGAACCTTTACACATGACCCGCAGTACATTTCGCCAAAATCTTTCGGTCAATGATGACCGTTGTGATGGATATGATGAACAAGGTATTGTACTTCCGCAAAAATCTTTTGTCACCCCAGAACTATCCTCTGGAGGACTTTGGACTACTCCAGAAGAAGTAGGCCTCTTGTTTTCTGAAGTGGCAAAAGCAAAACAAGGCAATTCTAATTTTCTTTCAAAAGAATCAGCAGAGTATTTACTTTCACCCAAAATGAGTGCCGCAAACCTCACAGTTCATGCGCTAGTGGCTCATGGTTTTTTTCTAAACAGAACGGGCAAAACAGAATATTTTTTTCATGGAGGCCACACGAAGGGACATAAGTCTCTAGCCATTTTTAACACGGAAAAAGGGTATGGAGTGGTCATTATGACCAATTCAGAAAACGGTTCCAAACTCATTTGGCGGATCCTAAGGTCCATTTCTGTGGAAGAAAAATGGGATAAGTTCGTCAATTAA
- a CDS encoding STAS domain-containing protein gives MEYTESKFDGIVVLKLFGNLDMLNAGILKERIKESASQEEHRFIFDLEGVSFIDSSGFGLIMSLNDKLSELGGGLRIVNVSKTIRQIFRISKISSVIQIFESTEEAINSFK, from the coding sequence ATGGAATATACAGAATCTAAATTCGACGGCATTGTTGTTTTGAAATTATTCGGCAACTTAGACATGTTAAATGCCGGTATTCTTAAAGAACGGATCAAAGAATCCGCGTCTCAAGAAGAACATCGGTTTATCTTTGACTTAGAAGGCGTAAGTTTTATTGATTCTTCCGGATTTGGACTCATCATGTCGCTCAATGATAAACTATCAGAGTTAGGTGGAGGTTTACGCATTGTAAATGTCTCCAAAACCATCCGACAAATCTTTCGAATTTCTAAAATCTCTTCCGTGATTCAAATTTTTGAAAGTACGGAAGAAGCAATCAATTCCTTTAAATAA